Proteins from a single region of Parambassis ranga chromosome 16, fParRan2.1, whole genome shotgun sequence:
- the dyrk1b gene encoding dual specificity tyrosine-phosphorylation-regulated kinase 1B isoform X3 — translation MTSQHTHTHPSFSSIHSMAEQQVLSDMTILQRRIPPSFRDPASAPLRKLSVDLIKTYKHINEVYYTKKKRRAQQVPPEDSSTKKERKVYNDGYDDDNYDYIVKNGEKWLDRYEIDSLIGKGSFGQVVKAYDHHEQEWVAIKIIKNKKAFLNQAQIELRLLELMNKHDTEMKYYIVHLKRHFMFRNHLCLVFELLSYNLYDLLRNTNFRGVSLNLTRKFAQQLCTALLFLATPELSIIHCDLKPENILLCNPKRSAIKIVDFGSSCQLGQRIYQYIQSRFYRSPEVLLGMPYDLAIDMWSLGCILVEMHTGEPLFSGSNEVDQMNKIVEVLGVPPSHMLDAAPKARKYFDKLSEGLWTVKKNKDIKKEYKPPATRRLHEILGVETGGPGGRRAGEPGHAPCDYLKFKDLILRMLDYDPKSRITPFYALQHNFFKKTTDEGTNTSSSTSTSPAMDHSHSTSTTSSVSSSGGSSGSSNDNRNYRYSNRYYNSAVTHSDYEMTSPQAPSQQQMRMWPGSEGGGGGQDPAYTQLLLHKPAASQQHQRHFLDPPHHPHPTYSHHGNGGRGLRQGGQTGIGGGGGQQGSSPQMSDSMDVGVSLGLHHLGAVSSMEASQFGSASLPLALPIGLSAFRTRTAPTAPGQQAPPPEDYYPASNNNNPAAGGRGRPDSDEGPANS, via the exons ATGACCagccagcacacacatacacacccctCCTTCAGCTCCATCCACTCCATGGCCGAGCAGCAG GTACTGTCTGATATGACCATACTCCAGCGGAGGATCCCCCCTAGTTTCAGAGACCCTGCCAGTGCCCCACTGAGGAAACTCTCTGTTGACCTCATCAAAACCTACAAGCACATCAATGAG GTGTACTATACGAAGAAGAAGCGGCGGGCCCAACAGGTCCCTcctgaggacagcagcaccaaGAAGGAGAGAAAAGTCTACAATGATGGATACGATGACGATAACTACGATTACATTGTCAAAAATGGAGAAAAGTGGCTGGACCGCTATGAGATAGACTCGCTTATCGGGAAGGGCTCCTTTGGACAG GTGGTGAAGGCTTACGACCACCATGAACAGGAGTGGGTGGCTATAAAGATCATCAAGAACAAAAAGGCATTTCTCAACCAGGCACAGATTGAACTACGCCTGCTGGAGCTCATGAACAAGCATGACACTGAGATGAAATATTACATAG TCCACCTGAAGCGTCACTTTATGTTTAGGAACCATCTCTGTTTGGTGTTTGAGTTGTTGAGCTACAACCTGTATGATCTGCTGAGGAACACCAACTTCAGAGGAGTTTCTCTCAACCTCACCAGGaaatttgcacagcagctcTGTACAG CGTTATTATTCCTGGCCACTCCTGAGCTGTCAATCATCCACTGCGACCTGAAACCAGAGAACATCCTGCTGTGTAACCCCAAAAGATCTGCCATCAAAATAGTCGACTTCGGATCCTCCTGCCAACTTGGGCAGAGG atCTATCAGTATATTCAGAGTAGATTTTACCGCTCTCCGGAGGTCCTGTTGGGAATGCCGTATGATCTAGCTATCGACATGTGGTCTCTGGGATGCATCCTGGTGGAGATGCACACAGGAGAGCCTCTCTTCAGCGGCTCCAACgag gttGACCAGATGAATAAGATTGTGGAGGTTTTGGGAGTTCCGCCCAGCCACATGCTGGATGCAGCTCCTAAAGCCAGGAAGTATTTTGACAAGCTGTCAGAGGGTCTGTGGACAGTGAAGAAGAACAAGGACATCAAAAAG GAGTACAAGCCCCCGGCCACACGGCGTCTTCATGAGATTTTGGGAGTAGAAACTGGGGGCCCCGGGGGCCGGAGGGCAGGAGAGCCAGGACACGCCCCCTGTGACTACCTGAAGTTTAAAG ACCTGATCCTGCGCATGCTGGACTACGACCCTAAAAGCCGCATCACACCATTCTACGCCCTGCAGCACAATTTCttcaagaaaacaacagatgaAGGAACCAACACCAGTTCATCTACATCCACCTCTCCAGCCATGGACCACTCCCATTCAACGTCCACTACTAGCTCTGTTTCTAGCTCTG GTGGCTCCAGTGGTTCTTCCAATGACAACCGCAACTACCGCTACAGTAACCGCTACTACAACTCTGCTGTAACGCATTCAGACTATGAGATGACCAGCCCTCAg GCTCCCTCCCAGCAGCAGATGAGGATGTGGCCAGGCAgtgaaggtggaggtgggggtcAGGACCCAGCATACACCCAGTTGCTGCTCCACAAGCCGGCTGCCTCCCAACAACACCAGCGCCACTTCTTGGACCCACCCCATCACCCCCACCCGACTTACTCTCACCACGGTAACGGTGGGCGTGGCCTGAGGCAGGGCGGACAGACGGGCATTGGTGGAGGGGGGGGCCAGCAGGGATCCTCGCCCCAGATGAGTGACAGCATGGACGTGGGCGTGTCCCTAGGCCTGCACCACCTGGGGGCGGTGTCTTCCATGGAGGCCTCTCAGTTTGGTTCTGCATCTCTGCCCCTCGCTCTGCCAATCGGACTGTCAGCCTTCCGGACTCGGACGGCCCCTACCGCCCCAGGGCAACAAGCCCCGCCCCCTGAGGACTACTACCCTGCCTCCAACAACAATAACCCCGCTGCGGGGGGCAGAGGGAGGCCGGACTCAGATGAGGGGCCAGCCAACTCTTGA
- the dyrk1b gene encoding dual specificity tyrosine-phosphorylation-regulated kinase 1B isoform X1, producing the protein MVVTSSSVEDKTVSPCRMVQSEPWITSALLRKNNSVSSSGCPPTSSSSSSSSSSSSTAQGFSLAEPAMTSQHTHTHPSFSSIHSMAEQQVLSDMTILQRRIPPSFRDPASAPLRKLSVDLIKTYKHINEVYYTKKKRRAQQVPPEDSSTKKERKVYNDGYDDDNYDYIVKNGEKWLDRYEIDSLIGKGSFGQVVKAYDHHEQEWVAIKIIKNKKAFLNQAQIELRLLELMNKHDTEMKYYIVHLKRHFMFRNHLCLVFELLSYNLYDLLRNTNFRGVSLNLTRKFAQQLCTALLFLATPELSIIHCDLKPENILLCNPKRSAIKIVDFGSSCQLGQRIYQYIQSRFYRSPEVLLGMPYDLAIDMWSLGCILVEMHTGEPLFSGSNEVDQMNKIVEVLGVPPSHMLDAAPKARKYFDKLSEGLWTVKKNKDIKKEYKPPATRRLHEILGVETGGPGGRRAGEPGHAPCDYLKFKDLILRMLDYDPKSRITPFYALQHNFFKKTTDEGTNTSSSTSTSPAMDHSHSTSTTSSVSSSGGSSGSSNDNRNYRYSNRYYNSAVTHSDYEMTSPQAPSQQQMRMWPGSEGGGGGQDPAYTQLLLHKPAASQQHQRHFLDPPHHPHPTYSHHGNGGRGLRQGGQTGIGGGGGQQGSSPQMSDSMDVGVSLGLHHLGAVSSMEASQFGSASLPLALPIGLSAFRTRTAPTAPGQQAPPPEDYYPASNNNNPAAGGRGRPDSDEGPANS; encoded by the exons ATGGTTGTCACATCGTCATCCGTGGAAGACAAGACTGTGTCTCCATGCAGGATGGTCCAGTCTGAACCCTGGATCACCTCAGCCCTGCTTCGCAAGAACAACA GTGTAAGCAGCTCAGGATGTCcgcccacctcctcctcctcctcctcctcctcctcctcctcctccactgcccAGGGCTTCTCCCTCGCTGAGCCAGCCATGACCagccagcacacacatacacacccctCCTTCAGCTCCATCCACTCCATGGCCGAGCAGCAG GTACTGTCTGATATGACCATACTCCAGCGGAGGATCCCCCCTAGTTTCAGAGACCCTGCCAGTGCCCCACTGAGGAAACTCTCTGTTGACCTCATCAAAACCTACAAGCACATCAATGAG GTGTACTATACGAAGAAGAAGCGGCGGGCCCAACAGGTCCCTcctgaggacagcagcaccaaGAAGGAGAGAAAAGTCTACAATGATGGATACGATGACGATAACTACGATTACATTGTCAAAAATGGAGAAAAGTGGCTGGACCGCTATGAGATAGACTCGCTTATCGGGAAGGGCTCCTTTGGACAG GTGGTGAAGGCTTACGACCACCATGAACAGGAGTGGGTGGCTATAAAGATCATCAAGAACAAAAAGGCATTTCTCAACCAGGCACAGATTGAACTACGCCTGCTGGAGCTCATGAACAAGCATGACACTGAGATGAAATATTACATAG TCCACCTGAAGCGTCACTTTATGTTTAGGAACCATCTCTGTTTGGTGTTTGAGTTGTTGAGCTACAACCTGTATGATCTGCTGAGGAACACCAACTTCAGAGGAGTTTCTCTCAACCTCACCAGGaaatttgcacagcagctcTGTACAG CGTTATTATTCCTGGCCACTCCTGAGCTGTCAATCATCCACTGCGACCTGAAACCAGAGAACATCCTGCTGTGTAACCCCAAAAGATCTGCCATCAAAATAGTCGACTTCGGATCCTCCTGCCAACTTGGGCAGAGG atCTATCAGTATATTCAGAGTAGATTTTACCGCTCTCCGGAGGTCCTGTTGGGAATGCCGTATGATCTAGCTATCGACATGTGGTCTCTGGGATGCATCCTGGTGGAGATGCACACAGGAGAGCCTCTCTTCAGCGGCTCCAACgag gttGACCAGATGAATAAGATTGTGGAGGTTTTGGGAGTTCCGCCCAGCCACATGCTGGATGCAGCTCCTAAAGCCAGGAAGTATTTTGACAAGCTGTCAGAGGGTCTGTGGACAGTGAAGAAGAACAAGGACATCAAAAAG GAGTACAAGCCCCCGGCCACACGGCGTCTTCATGAGATTTTGGGAGTAGAAACTGGGGGCCCCGGGGGCCGGAGGGCAGGAGAGCCAGGACACGCCCCCTGTGACTACCTGAAGTTTAAAG ACCTGATCCTGCGCATGCTGGACTACGACCCTAAAAGCCGCATCACACCATTCTACGCCCTGCAGCACAATTTCttcaagaaaacaacagatgaAGGAACCAACACCAGTTCATCTACATCCACCTCTCCAGCCATGGACCACTCCCATTCAACGTCCACTACTAGCTCTGTTTCTAGCTCTG GTGGCTCCAGTGGTTCTTCCAATGACAACCGCAACTACCGCTACAGTAACCGCTACTACAACTCTGCTGTAACGCATTCAGACTATGAGATGACCAGCCCTCAg GCTCCCTCCCAGCAGCAGATGAGGATGTGGCCAGGCAgtgaaggtggaggtgggggtcAGGACCCAGCATACACCCAGTTGCTGCTCCACAAGCCGGCTGCCTCCCAACAACACCAGCGCCACTTCTTGGACCCACCCCATCACCCCCACCCGACTTACTCTCACCACGGTAACGGTGGGCGTGGCCTGAGGCAGGGCGGACAGACGGGCATTGGTGGAGGGGGGGGCCAGCAGGGATCCTCGCCCCAGATGAGTGACAGCATGGACGTGGGCGTGTCCCTAGGCCTGCACCACCTGGGGGCGGTGTCTTCCATGGAGGCCTCTCAGTTTGGTTCTGCATCTCTGCCCCTCGCTCTGCCAATCGGACTGTCAGCCTTCCGGACTCGGACGGCCCCTACCGCCCCAGGGCAACAAGCCCCGCCCCCTGAGGACTACTACCCTGCCTCCAACAACAATAACCCCGCTGCGGGGGGCAGAGGGAGGCCGGACTCAGATGAGGGGCCAGCCAACTCTTGA
- the fbl gene encoding rRNA 2'-O-methyltransferase fibrillarin, which yields MRPGFSPRGDRGGRGRGGFGDRGGGRGGFRGGRGGGFKSPEGGGFRGRGGGRGAPRGRGGRGGGRGGRGGFGGFGGGRKVLIEPHRHEGVFICRGKEDALVTKNMVVGESVYGEKRINVEEGESKTEYRAWNPFRSKLAAAILGGVDQIHIKPGAKVMYLGAASGTTVSHVSDIVGPEGLVYAVEFSHRSGRDLLNVAKKRTNIIPIIEDARHPHKYRMLVGMVDVIFADVAQPDQTRIVALNAHNFLKNGGHFVISIKANCIDSTAAPEAVFASEVKKMSAENMKPQEQLTLEPYERDHAVVVGIYRPPPKQKK from the exons GTTTCAGTCCGCGtggggacagaggaggaagaggcagaggagggttTGGTGACCGGggtggaggacgaggaggattcagaggaggaagag GTGGAGGATTCAAATCACCTGAAGGTGGTGGATTTCGGGGCCGAGGGGGCGGCAGAGGAGCCCCGAGAGGacgaggaggcagaggagggggcAGGGGCGGCAGAGGAGGATTTGGAGGCtttggaggagggaggaaggtcCTGATTGAGCCACACAGACATGAAG gAGTCTTCATTTGCAGAGGGAAGGAGGACGCCCTGGTGACCAAGAACATGGTGGTAGGAGAGTCAGTGTATGGAGAGAAGAGGATCAACGTGGAG GAAGGAGAAAGCAAGACTGAGTACAGAGCCTGGAATCCGTTCCGCTCCAAGCTGGCAGCAGCCATTTTGGGAGGAGTAGACCAGATCCATATCAAGCCCGGAGCTAAGGTCATGTACCTGGGAGCTGCCTCTGGTACCACAGTGTCGCATGTCTCTGACATCGTTGGGCCG gAAGGGCTGGTCTATGCTGTGGAGTTCTCCCATCGATCAGGTCGTGACCTCCTCAATGTGGCGAAGAAACGCACCAACATCATTCCCATCATCGAAGATGCTCGGCACCCACACAAATACAGAATGCTGGTTG GCATGGTGGACGTGATATTTGCTGATGTTGCGCAGCCTGACCAGACGAGGATTGTCGCTTTGAACGCTCACAACTTCCTGAAGAATGGAGGACACTTTGTTATCTCAATCAAG gCGAACTGTATAGACTCCACGGCCGCTCCAGAGGCGGTGTTTGCCTCAGAAGTGAAGAAGATGAGCGCTGAGAACATGAAACCACAGGAGCAGCTCACACTGGAGCCCTACGAGAGGGACCACGCCGTGGTGGTCGGCATCTACAG acCTCCACCTAAACAGAAGAAGTGA
- the dyrk1b gene encoding dual specificity tyrosine-phosphorylation-regulated kinase 1B isoform X2, giving the protein MVTVMETGVSSSGCPPTSSSSSSSSSSSSTAQGFSLAEPAMTSQHTHTHPSFSSIHSMAEQQVLSDMTILQRRIPPSFRDPASAPLRKLSVDLIKTYKHINEVYYTKKKRRAQQVPPEDSSTKKERKVYNDGYDDDNYDYIVKNGEKWLDRYEIDSLIGKGSFGQVVKAYDHHEQEWVAIKIIKNKKAFLNQAQIELRLLELMNKHDTEMKYYIVHLKRHFMFRNHLCLVFELLSYNLYDLLRNTNFRGVSLNLTRKFAQQLCTALLFLATPELSIIHCDLKPENILLCNPKRSAIKIVDFGSSCQLGQRIYQYIQSRFYRSPEVLLGMPYDLAIDMWSLGCILVEMHTGEPLFSGSNEVDQMNKIVEVLGVPPSHMLDAAPKARKYFDKLSEGLWTVKKNKDIKKEYKPPATRRLHEILGVETGGPGGRRAGEPGHAPCDYLKFKDLILRMLDYDPKSRITPFYALQHNFFKKTTDEGTNTSSSTSTSPAMDHSHSTSTTSSVSSSGGSSGSSNDNRNYRYSNRYYNSAVTHSDYEMTSPQAPSQQQMRMWPGSEGGGGGQDPAYTQLLLHKPAASQQHQRHFLDPPHHPHPTYSHHGNGGRGLRQGGQTGIGGGGGQQGSSPQMSDSMDVGVSLGLHHLGAVSSMEASQFGSASLPLALPIGLSAFRTRTAPTAPGQQAPPPEDYYPASNNNNPAAGGRGRPDSDEGPANS; this is encoded by the exons ATGGTCACTGTGATGGAGACAG GTGTAAGCAGCTCAGGATGTCcgcccacctcctcctcctcctcctcctcctcctcctcctcctccactgcccAGGGCTTCTCCCTCGCTGAGCCAGCCATGACCagccagcacacacatacacacccctCCTTCAGCTCCATCCACTCCATGGCCGAGCAGCAG GTACTGTCTGATATGACCATACTCCAGCGGAGGATCCCCCCTAGTTTCAGAGACCCTGCCAGTGCCCCACTGAGGAAACTCTCTGTTGACCTCATCAAAACCTACAAGCACATCAATGAG GTGTACTATACGAAGAAGAAGCGGCGGGCCCAACAGGTCCCTcctgaggacagcagcaccaaGAAGGAGAGAAAAGTCTACAATGATGGATACGATGACGATAACTACGATTACATTGTCAAAAATGGAGAAAAGTGGCTGGACCGCTATGAGATAGACTCGCTTATCGGGAAGGGCTCCTTTGGACAG GTGGTGAAGGCTTACGACCACCATGAACAGGAGTGGGTGGCTATAAAGATCATCAAGAACAAAAAGGCATTTCTCAACCAGGCACAGATTGAACTACGCCTGCTGGAGCTCATGAACAAGCATGACACTGAGATGAAATATTACATAG TCCACCTGAAGCGTCACTTTATGTTTAGGAACCATCTCTGTTTGGTGTTTGAGTTGTTGAGCTACAACCTGTATGATCTGCTGAGGAACACCAACTTCAGAGGAGTTTCTCTCAACCTCACCAGGaaatttgcacagcagctcTGTACAG CGTTATTATTCCTGGCCACTCCTGAGCTGTCAATCATCCACTGCGACCTGAAACCAGAGAACATCCTGCTGTGTAACCCCAAAAGATCTGCCATCAAAATAGTCGACTTCGGATCCTCCTGCCAACTTGGGCAGAGG atCTATCAGTATATTCAGAGTAGATTTTACCGCTCTCCGGAGGTCCTGTTGGGAATGCCGTATGATCTAGCTATCGACATGTGGTCTCTGGGATGCATCCTGGTGGAGATGCACACAGGAGAGCCTCTCTTCAGCGGCTCCAACgag gttGACCAGATGAATAAGATTGTGGAGGTTTTGGGAGTTCCGCCCAGCCACATGCTGGATGCAGCTCCTAAAGCCAGGAAGTATTTTGACAAGCTGTCAGAGGGTCTGTGGACAGTGAAGAAGAACAAGGACATCAAAAAG GAGTACAAGCCCCCGGCCACACGGCGTCTTCATGAGATTTTGGGAGTAGAAACTGGGGGCCCCGGGGGCCGGAGGGCAGGAGAGCCAGGACACGCCCCCTGTGACTACCTGAAGTTTAAAG ACCTGATCCTGCGCATGCTGGACTACGACCCTAAAAGCCGCATCACACCATTCTACGCCCTGCAGCACAATTTCttcaagaaaacaacagatgaAGGAACCAACACCAGTTCATCTACATCCACCTCTCCAGCCATGGACCACTCCCATTCAACGTCCACTACTAGCTCTGTTTCTAGCTCTG GTGGCTCCAGTGGTTCTTCCAATGACAACCGCAACTACCGCTACAGTAACCGCTACTACAACTCTGCTGTAACGCATTCAGACTATGAGATGACCAGCCCTCAg GCTCCCTCCCAGCAGCAGATGAGGATGTGGCCAGGCAgtgaaggtggaggtgggggtcAGGACCCAGCATACACCCAGTTGCTGCTCCACAAGCCGGCTGCCTCCCAACAACACCAGCGCCACTTCTTGGACCCACCCCATCACCCCCACCCGACTTACTCTCACCACGGTAACGGTGGGCGTGGCCTGAGGCAGGGCGGACAGACGGGCATTGGTGGAGGGGGGGGCCAGCAGGGATCCTCGCCCCAGATGAGTGACAGCATGGACGTGGGCGTGTCCCTAGGCCTGCACCACCTGGGGGCGGTGTCTTCCATGGAGGCCTCTCAGTTTGGTTCTGCATCTCTGCCCCTCGCTCTGCCAATCGGACTGTCAGCCTTCCGGACTCGGACGGCCCCTACCGCCCCAGGGCAACAAGCCCCGCCCCCTGAGGACTACTACCCTGCCTCCAACAACAATAACCCCGCTGCGGGGGGCAGAGGGAGGCCGGACTCAGATGAGGGGCCAGCCAACTCTTGA
- the ppox gene encoding protoporphyrinogen oxidase, with amino-acid sequence MTTVAVLGGGIGGLAASYYLCKNPQVTKVIVLESSSRFGGWLWSTRRSDGAIFEHGPRGIRPAGAVGRNTLNMVEDLGLSGEILPVTYSDVASKNRYLYVNGRLCRMPSGISGIVRTVSPFSRPILLSMLSEIFVKKSKQEDESIHSFVSRRLGAELADIAVDSLCRGVFAGDCRKLSIRSCFPPLYKAEQHRGSLTLGLLLGSGPSAVVPPGALAQRSVKESWAQWSLKRGVESFPECITEYLQQSGRVQLHRDAAVTQIQPSASGWKIRLEGDGVVSADHVIAALPAKALSSVLPPSCQPLIQQLQDISTVTVAVVNLEYDGDSLLPVVGFGHLLPSSEDPGLLGIVYDSVAFPQQNKPNGQTTRLTVMMGGAWFQEAFGSPEAVTEERLLARATEAVQRHLGISAAPCWSKVALHQDCIPQYHLGHFSRVESMRAFIRKNDLALSLIGASYDGVSVNDVIFSGRTAVQELLS; translated from the exons ATGACAACAGTTGCAGTCCTTGGAGGAGGGATCGGGGGTCTGGCTGCCTCTTACTACCTGTGCAAGAACCCCCAGGTTaccaag GTGATCGTTTTGGAGTCCAGCAGCCGCTTCGGGGGTTGGCTCTGGTCCACTCGGAGGTCGGACGGGGCCATCTTTGAACATGGACCCAGGGGGATCCGACCTGCTGGGGCTGTAGGACGCAACACGCTCaacatg GTGGAGGACCTGGGTCTGAGCGGGGAGATCCTGCCTGTCACCTACAGCGACGTGGCCTCTAAAAACAGATACCTTTATGTGAACGGGCGGCTGTGCAGGATGCCCTCAGGGATCAG TGGAATAGTGAGGACAGTCTCGCCCTTCTCTCGTCCAATCCTGCTCAGCATGCTCTCTGAGATATTTGTGAAAAAAAGCAAACAGGAAGACGAGTCCATCCATTCGTTTGTCTCCCGGAGGCTGGGAGCGGAG ctggcaGACATCGCTGTGGACAGCCTGTGTCGCGGCGTGTTTGCAGGTGACTGCAGGAAGTTGAGCATCCGCTCCTGTTTCCCTCCGCTCTACaaggcagagcagcacagagggtCCCTGACTCTGGGGCTGCTGCTGGGCTCAG GGCCCTCTGCTGTGGTCCCGCCCGGCGCTCTGGCTCAGAGGTCTGTGAAGGAGTCATGGGCACAGTGGTCCCTGAAGAGGGGGGTGGAGTCCTTCCCAGAATGCATCACTGAATACCTCCAGCAGAGCGGGAGAGTGCAGCTCCACAGAGACGCAGCCGTTACACAGATCCAGCCCTCGGCCTCTGGGTGGAAG atccGGTTGGAGGGTGATGGAGTCGTATCAGCTGATCACGTCATCGCTGCACTGCCTGCTAAAG ccCTGAGCTCAGTGCTGCCCCCCTCTTGTCAGCCTCtgatccagcagctgcaggacatCTCCACGGTGACCGTTGCCGTGGTGAACCTGGAGTATGATGGCGACTCTCTGCTGCCTGTCGTG ggttTTGGCCACCTTCTTCCTTCATCAGAGGATCCAGGTTTACTCGGAATTGTTTATGACTCTGTTGCCTTCCCTCAACAGAACAAACCGAACGGACAGACGACTAGATTGAcg gtGATGATGGGTGGCGCCTGGTTTCAGGAAGCGTTCGGGTCTCCTGAAGCAGTAACAGAGGAGCGTCTTTTAGCCAGAGCCACGGAGGCGGTGCAGCGCCACCTGGGGATCAGTGCGGCCCCCTGCTGGAGTAAAGTGGCATTACACCAG GACTGCATCCCTCAGTACCACCTGGGACACTTCAGCAGAGTGG AGTCCATGCGTGCCTTCATCAGGAAGAACGACCTGGCGCTGTCTCTGATTGGCGCCTCGTACGACGGCGTGTCGGTGAATGATGTCATCTTCAGTGGACGGACGGCCGTCCAGGAGCTGCTGAGCTGA